The Lottiidibacillus patelloidae nucleotide sequence TGTCCGAAGCATCTACTGCACTGGAATTCATGTGAGTTGCATCATATTCTGCTTCATATTGCTCATGCTTTCGATTTGGGTATATTTGCGTGTTCTTTCCGTCTATGTCATTACCGATAAATGTTTCTAAATCTTCTACGAATCCTTCAAGTTCTTCTCCTTCAGCAATCATTTCATTATAATCATCTTTATTTTGTTCGCCAAAGTCAGATGGTGTATCTGACGTACCATAACTTGCAACGGCTTGAAATGTGTCTTCAGCATCGTAAAATGTTGCATCACGATCATCATTTACGAAACTCTTAAAAGGTGTACCTAATACATCTTCTTCTGCAGGACGTTCGTGGTGAACAATTTTATTTTTACTATGATCAATACATACGGTTGCAGTTGGTAACACTTCTAGACGCTCTGCGTTAATTTCACTTCCACAAACTTCGCATATTCCATAAGTCCCTTGCTCCATTTTTGCGAGGGCATGGTTTATTTCTTCGAGTTCTTTTTCACTATGTTCATTTAAGGCAATATCTTTTTCACGTTCATACAGCTCAGTTCCCAAATCACCTGGGTGATTATCGTAATTAGATAATTCTCCAACTGTTTCATTGGCGTGTGCATTTTCTAAGTCAAAGTGATCATTTCGACCGATAGTTTCCTCAAGTTGTTTTTTTCGATTTGTAAGGCGCTTTTTAAATGTTGCTTTCTTTTCATTAGATATCATAAGAAATCTCCTTCCTCCACTTTACGAGGTACTTCTTTTAGTATGTGAAAAAACGGGCTATTTTTCCGAAAAGTGGTCTGTTAATTTTTAGCAATTATTACAGTAGACATGTTTGTTTTTCAAGTGACATATATATCATTAAGCAAATAAAAAGAATTCCTTATATACCAAGGGATTAGGAGGAAGGTGTCATGAAAGCATTACCAAATATTAAGGTACTTGATTTAACGCGTGTTTTAGCTGGACCATACTGCACGATGATATTAGGTGATTTAGGAGCGGATGTCATTAAGGTTGAAGCGCCAGGTGGAAGTGACGATACGAGAAAATGGGGTCCACCATTTATAGCAAATGAAAGTGCTTATTACTTATGTACAAATCGTAATAAAAGAGCATTAACAATTAATTTGAGAACAGTACAAGGGCGTAACATTATAAAAAAACTCGTTAAAAGCAGTGATGTAATTATTCATAACTTTAAGACGGGGGCTATGGAAAAGTGGGGCTTAAGTTACGAAGAGCTCTCGCAAATAAATGAACAGCTAATCTTTTGTTCGATAAGTGGCTTTGGCGAAACAGGTCCATTAAAGGGACAACCTGGGTATGATGCAATGATTCAAGCGATGGGCGGTCTAATGAGTATTACTGGAAGTAAAGAGTCTGGACCTACGAAGGTTGGTGTTGCAGTTGCCGATTTATCTGCAGGGCTTTATGCAACGATTGCGATTTTAGCAGCACTAAATGAAAGAAATAATTCGGGGAAAGGACAAAAGATTGATATTTCCCTCTTTGACACGCAAATTGCCATGCTTGCTAATGTTGCAAGTAACTATTTAATCTCTGGAAAGGTGCCAGAATTACATGGCAATGAACACCCAAATATTGTTCCTTATCAACCTTTTCACACGAAAGATGGACAACTTGTCGTTGCTGTCGGGAATGACACACAGTTTGAAAAGCTTTGCCAAGTCATTGGGCTAGATTCTCTCTTGGCAGATTCACGTTTTGCCACAAATGCCAAGCGTTTAGAAAACAGAGAAGAACTTCTAAATATATTGAAAGAAACCATTCTGAACTGGAAA carries:
- a CDS encoding CaiB/BaiF CoA transferase family protein — translated: MKALPNIKVLDLTRVLAGPYCTMILGDLGADVIKVEAPGGSDDTRKWGPPFIANESAYYLCTNRNKRALTINLRTVQGRNIIKKLVKSSDVIIHNFKTGAMEKWGLSYEELSQINEQLIFCSISGFGETGPLKGQPGYDAMIQAMGGLMSITGSKESGPTKVGVAVADLSAGLYATIAILAALNERNNSGKGQKIDISLFDTQIAMLANVASNYLISGKVPELHGNEHPNIVPYQPFHTKDGQLVVAVGNDTQFEKLCQVIGLDSLLADSRFATNAKRLENREELLNILKETILNWKKADLHEKLVGAGIPSGPIQNVKEVFEHPQTSERNMVVKAAFPNQESVSLVGSPLKMSRTKISVERHPPKAGEHTEEILTEHGFSEEEIALLKKENVI
- a CDS encoding TraR/DksA C4-type zinc finger protein — protein: MISNEKKATFKKRLTNRKKQLEETIGRNDHFDLENAHANETVGELSNYDNHPGDLGTELYEREKDIALNEHSEKELEEINHALAKMEQGTYGICEVCGSEINAERLEVLPTATVCIDHSKNKIVHHERPAEEDVLGTPFKSFVNDDRDATFYDAEDTFQAVASYGTSDTPSDFGEQNKDDYNEMIAEGEELEGFVEDLETFIGNDIDGKNTQIYPNRKHEQYEAEYDATHMNSSAVDASDIDFFGGE